The segment aattttgtttattataatttaaataaggaaatatttaagaaacaaattttaatcaatttaaaatagtaaaatataaagaattCTTATGTATTACAAATAAGTGAAGATTTAATAGGTTTaccttttaattaatattaaaatccTAAATACTATGATATTAATTAGATAATGAGggaaataataaaagataattttatttattatagagTTTTTAACGAAGGacaaaaaattcaattacatatttataaatacattcatgcttttgaaataatagtaacaatGCCTTTCATATTTTCATGCTTTTAAAACAATAGTAGTCAAATAGAATATAGAATAATAATGTACACCAAGGAAAATGAAGAATATATTGAATTAGGAAGTAATACCACTTTTAAACCCCCTAATAAGACTGGCTTGATCCAACttaaagaaaatcatatattaatttattcaaatagaTTTATCTTTTAcgtcataataataataaaaagacataaaaaattttatggaTATATTGACCTAATAAGATTAATAATTCTATTTTCTGGAGATATTCTCATTTACAAATTGGATGAAATTATAATCGGTATAATTGACGtaaattagttatatatttatatattgataagacaatttattatttttttttaagctCAATCGCTCCTCCGAAGAAATTATATATCCTAGAGAAATCATGAACTATTAGAAGTGTTTTATTGAAattgtttgttaaaaaaatttgtcGAAAAAACTAATAATTGGTTATTACATATGTGGTAAGTATAAGCTAAGATGAGTTAAATCTAATTTTTAGTGGAAAAATAGAGTGATAACTTTGTAACTATTTGTGATGCAGAGGAGAGTAAATCATATTTTAGTGGAAAAATAGAATGATAACTTTGTACCTATTTGTGATGCAGAGGAGAGTAAATCATATAATAGAAATTCAATTCCTTTTAGATCAaagattttattcaattttttccttttatcttGTACGAGGTATTATTTACAAATTATACACTATTTTCGAAAATGACTACAAGTTGGAATTAtgacaaaatcaaattaaagctCGTTTAGACCTTACTAGTCAAACAACACAAAAAGGAGTGTGAATCTTTATATATTGCTTTCTTACATTTCAAGCTAtaacataacaaattaaatatatagtttCAGATGAATACAACTTTAGATTTCATGCTATTTAAATTAAGCCACTTTAGTagaatatatgaattattagtATATTCTAAATAAAAGTCGGCACTAGTTTTGGTATTCCTATTGAAGCATCTCTtgcaaaagagaaaaaaaaaagtagttttaCAATGTGTTGTCTTTTAAAAGAATTCTGCCTGCCTCAGCTTAAAATAGCTATATGATTCTACTCTTTTGATGATACAAAAAGACAAGCCCATCAAACatgattttctaaattatttttttttgggcaTTTGGTATTCAAAATTGGTCACTAGCTAGCATGGttgattgatatatatatatttgtacgAATACGACATTAGATATGGTATCCAATATCTCTGTAGGTTTTCGTTAGGGACATTTACAAAACGTGCTAATTGCTTATTGcctatacaaaaatatatttaatgacAACACAACTTACTAATTAAGGAGTAAGACGATATTATCAAGAAAAGTATTCGAATTTTAGACGTCTGATTATGAAtagatatttattaaaaaagggAATAGATGCCATGCTACATATTATTATACAGAAAACAAACTGGAAAAAGCCTTGCAGGCAAATTTAATACCCTACAAGGCATCTGTTAGAGATAATCTATATACAAATTATTCGAGTTATCTtgtatacataattaatttgatagttaaattattattatttcaaattcataCATAAGCTAGAAATAGGGCTAGTTCAAATATAACAATTTCTCCCAACTTTTGCAAAACCTTATGTGAACTATCTTAAGAAAAACTCTTCGAGTATCTTAACCTAAAATTTGCctcacaaattaaaatttttcaaatatcattaACCAGATTTAATAAAGCAGAATTTGTAATTGAAAAGTAGCGCTAAATTAATTACGTGGAAAGCTAAAGTTAAaatgtaaccaaaaaaaaagtcattcttttatataaaaaaaaaactaaaaaggaaagaagattattcttttttaaacggggaaaaaaaaaactaaaaaggaaagaagattattcttttttaaacggggaagtatatatatatatatatatatatatatatatatatatatatgcgcgTGTGTGAGAGACTCAAAATTGAAGTATTTGATAGTAAGAATTTATTTCAGTATATAGATAAAATTTTCAAGCCAAACCAAGTTTTTTTATTGCCATAAAACTTCACTCTTACACACAATTACAAGTAATAATTAGCTTCCTCACCCAAAAGAAACTAAAACACCCCCCTTAAACCTAAATTACACAAACCAAACATTAAGTTAAAACAAGAAACAACCTAATTTAAATCaaacaacattaattaatttgagaaaaatatctcaaatcaactaattattaattagtaGTACTACATATCCCTAACTGTAAACTCATTACGATTCTTAACAACAATATCATACATGTGCATGGACTTGAGGTTGTTGAAGTCCTTTGGTAgagaaataagatgaacagtTGATCTTTTATGGAATTGAAGAAGGTCAGGGTCATCATAGTACCTCTCCCATCCAAGAGAGTACAGTTTCCTTTCAAGTACTGCATATGATGTTATTACTTCATTACTAGAAAGGTGCACAAGCACTTTACGACGACCCGTCGCACCGTGGAAGTCACCGGGGTTCTCAACTAGCCTCACTACTCCATTCTTGAATACCCAAACACCAGACatgtttcaaaaaatatatgaatatgaaaatagtAAGTGAGTATTGTGTGTGAGTTTGAACATAAGTGTGAGTGGGTTTTTATAGGGGTTTCTATGTAGTgtgtaataaaaaaatacataaggtGGCAAAAAgtaatcttttttcttatttaataaaattgataatagGTAGGATTTTGGAATGTGGCTGCTTATAGGATTTAGAAATATACTAACTTATCGTACGTTTATTaagattaaagaaaaagaaagggagaatATTTAAATGGCCACAAGATGCCCTAATTTGCCCTACTGAAATTAGAATCTTCTCCTAAACAATCACTAATTAATGATCTTATGCTCATAAGATGAACCTAATTCTTTTGGTTAATGGGTTCCAAgcataattctttaatttttttagtgctAAGAACAATCTTCTATTCTTATATCCATTGCTTGATCAGCCCTTCACAAAAAGgaagaattaaataaattaaaagatatttcgGGGAAGATTAATTTGTCCCATCTCATGTTGATGATGTTTCTTTTAATCCTTAATTAATGtctaataacaatttttttttaaaaaaaaaaaattactccaAATCAATGAGAAATTTGTGTTATGATACGTGATATTCCCACCCATTTCCTATTTAACTAGGTCAATAAAAACGTATGGTGAGAAACAAATTCTCACTAAAATAccaagagtttttttttttaattttgttgtgtAATTTAAACATTAGTGTGAGTATAGCCACTGGACATTTTTCAATAGGAAAATTTCAATG is part of the Solanum lycopersicum chromosome 1, SLM_r2.1 genome and harbors:
- the LOC101251416 gene encoding flowering-promoting factor 1-like protein 3, giving the protein MSGVWVFKNGVVRLVENPGDFHGATGRRKVLVHLSSNEVITSYAVLERKLYSLGWERYYDDPDLLQFHKRSTVHLISLPKDFNNLKSMHMYDIVVKNRNEFTVRDM